In bacterium, the genomic window GGTGGACGGCTGCTGCCTCACCGCGGTCGCCCCGCGCGACGGCGCGTTCGACGCCGACCTCTCGCCGGAAACGCTCTCCCGCACCGGCGGCCGGCTGCGCTGGCGGCCCGGGCGGGCGGTGAACTTGGAGCGGGCGCTGCGCGCCGGCGACCGTCTGGGCGGCCACATCGTGCAGGGGCACGTGGACGGGCTGCTGCGCGTCGCCGCGCTGCGCCGCGGGGCGGGCGGCTTCGCCGAGCTGCGCCTGCGCCTGCCGGCGGCCGCGCGGCGGTACGTCGTGCCCAAGGGCTCGATCGCGCTCGACGGGATCAGCCTGACCGTGGCCAAGCTCGGCGGGGACTTCTTCGAGGTGGCGGTGATCCCCGCCACGCTCGCGGCGACCACGCTCGGCCGGCGG contains:
- a CDS encoding riboflavin synthase, with protein sequence MFTGLAAAVGELGAVRAKGGGLTVTVKHALPDGPIEPGESVAVDGCCLTAVAPRDGAFDADLSPETLSRTGGRLRWRPGRAVNLERALRAGDRLGGHIVQGHVDGLLRVAALRRGAGGFAELRLRLPAAARRYVVPKGSIALDGISLTVAKLGGDFFEVAVIPATLAATTLGRRRAGDEMIVEWDVMLRAAAAAAFSPSGPR